A single genomic interval of Heterodontus francisci isolate sHetFra1 chromosome 45, sHetFra1.hap1, whole genome shotgun sequence harbors:
- the LOC137356300 gene encoding histone H2B 5-like: MVDEKKTAAPSKKGAKKVLKKAPVKGSKKRRKSRKESYSIYVYKVMKQVHPDTGISSKAMSIMNSFVNDIFERIAGEASRLAHYNKRSTISSREIQTAVRLLLPGELAKHAVSEGTKAVTKYTSSK, from the coding sequence atggttgacgagaagaaaactgcagcaccttccaagaagggcgccaagaaagttctgaagaaggcgccagtgaagggcagcaagaaacggagaaaatccaggaaagaaagttactccatctacgtgtacaaagtgatgaagcaggttcaccctgacaccggcatctcctccaaggccatgagcatcatgaattcgtttgtcaatgatattttcgagcgaatcgcgggtgaggcttcccgcctggcccattacaacaaacgcagcaccatcagctcccgggagatccagaccgccgtgcgcctactgctgcccggggagctggccaaacacgccgtgtcggaaggtacaaaggcggtcaccaagtacaccagctccaagtaa